In Moraxella nasovis, the sequence GGTCGTATCGTGGTAAGATTAGCAAAAGCAGGCGAGACGCTAGAGCTATTAAACGAGCAAACCATCACGCTAACAGGTGATGAGCTTGTCATTGCAGATGACATTGGAGCGATTGCCTTGGCGGGGATTATGGGTGGACGTCGCACAGCGGTTAGTGATGAGACGACTGCCATCGTCTTAGAAAGTGCGTTTTTTAATCCGCTTGCCATCGCAGGGCGAGCTCGCCGATTTGGTATGCATACAGATGCCAGTCAGCGGTTTGAGCGTGGCGTTGACTTTAATTTAGCAAGTGTTGCCCTAGATCGTGCCACAGCGTTAATCGTTGATATTGCAGGTGGCAGGGCAGGTCAAATCACTGTGTGCGAGCATATAGATGAGCTGCCTGTGCGTGAGACTATCACACTACCAATCGGCAAGATTAAAGAGCTTATCGGCATTGATATCCCAAGCGATGACGTGCTTGATATTTTAAACCGCCTAGAGATTGAGACGACATTTGATGGCGAGCATTTCATCGCGACACCGCCAAGTCATCGTTTTGATATTGCAATCCCAGAAGACTTAATAGAAGAGATAGCACGTATTTATGGCTATGACGCCATTGATGCGGTCTTGCCAAATTTTGCTGTGGATATGGGATATGATGATACAGCGGATTTGACCCATATGCTAAAGACAACGCTTGCAGACAGCGGTTATTTTGAGGCGGTGAGTTTTAGCTTTAGTGATGCAAAGATTGAAAGCTTATTTAATGATGATAAGCTTGGTAAGGTATTACCACTTGCCAATCCGATCTCAAGCGATCTTGCGGTGATGAGACGCACGCTACTATCAAGTTTGTTGCCTGTCGTAAAATACAACTTAAACCGCCAACAAAATCGTGTGCGTCTGTTTGAGACAGGTTTATCGTTCGTTGGTGAAGATATTAAGACGCTTGTTCAGACGCCAAGTCTCGCTATCGTGGCGGTGGGTGATGTCAGTGAAGATGGGCCATATCCAAGTCAAGCGATGGATTTTTATCACCTAAAAGGCGATATAGGGCGTCTGCTACCCACCAACTTGAGCAAGTCAGATGTGGCATTTGAGCGAGCTAATTTATCGTTTTTACACCCTGGGCAAAGTGCATATCTTACCATTTGTGGCAAAAAGCTAGGCTGGTTCGGTCAGCTCCACCCAAGCGTGGCAAAAGCACTTGATTTGCCAACTGTATGGGTGGCTCAATTTGACTTAGAATCGTTATTGCAATTGCATCGCGCAACCAGCCCAATCACAGCCCCAAGCAAGTTCCCAAGCGTTCGCCGTGATTTGGCGTTCTTGGTGGATGATGGCGTGACATGGCAAGACTTAGCGGTAGATGTCTACACAGCAGCAGGGCGTTATCTGAGCGACGTGTGGCTATTTGACGTCTATCAAGGCGATAAATTGCCTGCTGGCAAGAAGTCCTTAGCGTTTGCTATGTTATTCCAAAATGCACAAGAAACGCTAAGCGATGATACCATCAAGCAAGCAATGGATGACGTGATTGAGGTGCTAAGCACTAAGCACAATGCTCAGTTACGAGACAGCTAAGGCATTGAGTTGACGAGGCCACAGACGTGGTGTGGCAAGTCAAGAACTTCAAATAATAAAGGAAGCAGTATGAGTTCATTGACGAAAGCAGATATGGTTAATCATCTGACGATTCGCTTAAGAATCCCCCGTCAGCACGCACGGTTTTTGGTGGATCAGTTTTTTGAGCAAATCAGCCAAAACTTAGCCGATGGCAAGGAGGTCAAGCTGTCTGGGTTTGGTAATTTTGAGCTAAAAGATAAAAAGTCCAGACCGGGGCGTAATCCACGCACAGGCGAGGAGGTGGCTGTAAATGCCAGACGAGTTGTTACGTTTAAAGCAGGACAAAAATTGCGTGGCTGTATTGATACTCAGATGAAAAAGCGTGGGAGCTAAAGAATCGTTTGTCAGCATGAACGCCCTAAAATCCACCAAAAAAACTTTGATTTTTTTGGTGGATTTTGCTACAATGGCGTCTCATTTTTCCCATCTAAGATGGCTAATGGATAAAAACGTGGTGCGGCGTGCCAAATGGTTGGTGATGGCGTGGCCAGTTTAGGCTGTAATTTTTATGATCAGTATGCATTAGTGCTTAGATTTATTGGATTGATTATCATGCGTAAAGACATTCACCCAGAATATAAAGAAGTACTGTTCCACGACACGAATGCCGATGTGTATTTTTTGACTCGTTCAACAGTAAGCACAAAGACAACTCGTGAATACGAAGGTCAAGAATACCCATACTTCCCACTTGATATCTCAAGTGCATCACATCCATTCTACACAGGCGAGCAACGTAAAACGTCTAACGAAGGTCGTGTTGCTAGCTTCAATAAGCGTTTCGGTGCTTTTGCAAATCGTGGCAAAAAATAAGCCGTACATAACGTTCAAAGATGTAAAAATCACCCGTTATTGAGCCAAAAATTTAGTCCTTAGGCACGCTCTTAAGGCAAGTTTAAATTAAGGGTGATTTGGTTTCATCTTATTTAAGGTCTTAGTTCTGTTTTTGCAGGGCTAAGACCTTTTAATTTGTTCTTTTTTATCATGATGACAAGTAAATATATTTATCAATCATCTAGTTTAGAGCATTTGCTGATATTGGCACATTTGGTATTGCTAGCTTTGGCGTGAATGTCAGATAAGCTCATTAGCTTATATGTTTGTGTTTTCTTGGTATTTAACCCCCCCCTTTTTTTTATGCTTTTAAGTTTTTAAGATCACGCTTTTGGGTAAATCCTGATAAGCTTAGCTGTGATATTTTGAGCTTTTTGGTGAATTGGCTAATACTACTTAGCTTCGCTACACGGATAAAGGCGTTTAGCTGTGTTAGACGCTTGCAGCGTGCTGTAAAAAACTAGATGAAAAACTTGTTATTAGCCCACCATAAATCCCGCCAAAAACGCTATGCTAAAAAGTAGGCCTGTATAAAAGGTTGCCAAAATGTTTCAAAATGGTTAAAAAAATTCGTAATTTTCGTGTCAAAAACACTTGAAATACCAAAAAATTATGCTATTATGCCAAACACTAGCTAAGTTGAATAGGACTCTGACCTATGAGTAAGCCAGATGATTCTTGGCATACGATGTGGGTTAGCTAATTGTTGTCTGCTTCTTCAATAAGATTTAAGTGGTAGATGTTCTAAGATTATTGAAATAGACATCAGCTAAACAGAATCTTACTAAGGAAGTGTTTTTAAATTGCTTTTGCAATTTACAAGGAGGTCGCCATGTCATATGGTACACATCACAATAAGGACGTCTCTGGCTACTGGAAAGCCAACGTTCGTATTATTATTGGCTGTCTTATCGTGTGGGCTATCTGCTCGCTTGGGTTCGCCATTCTACTTCGCCCTGCATTGATGGGGATTACTTTTATGGGTACAGACCTTGGACTGTGGTTTGGTCAGCAAGGGGCTATCTTAACCTTCGTGGCACTTATTTTCTTTTATGCGTGGCGTATGAATCGCCTTGATAAAGAATATGGCGTAGAGGAGGATTAAGCCATGAGTCAATTTGTAATTAACTTAATTTTTGTAGGCTTATCCTTTGCCTTATATTTTGGCATTGCAATTTGGGCAAGAGCAGGCTCAACCAAAGAATTCTATGTTGCTGGCGGTGGTGTTCACCCTGTGGTGAACGGTATGGCAACAGGTGCTGACTGGATGAGTGCGGCATCATTCATTTCTATGGCAGGTATGATTGCCATGAATGGTTATTTCGCTTCTGCGTATTTAATGGGCTGGACGGGTGGTTTTGTCTTATTAGCCTTATTGCTTGCCCCTTATTTGCGTAAATTTGGTAAGTTCACTGTTCCTGATTTTATCGGTGATCGCTTTTATTCTAAGGGTGCCCGCCTGATTGCAGTGGTTTGCTTGATTTTGGCATGTACCACCTACGTTATTGGTCAGATGACAGGTGCTGGCGTGGCATTCTCTCGCTTCTTAGAAGTAGATAAGAACACAGGTCTTATCATCGCAGCGATTGTGGTGCTGTTTTACGCAGTATTGGGCGGTATGAAAGGTATTACTTATACGCAAGTTGCTCAATATGTGGTATTGATGATTGCTTATATCGTGCCTGCCATCTTTATCTCAATGAACATCACAGGTAACCCAATCCCTGGCTTGGGTATGTTTGGTACGACCGCAGACGGTACAACCATGCTTACCAAACTCGATGGTTTAATCACTGATTTGGGTTTTACAGCTTATACGGCTGATGTACCTGATAAGCTTAATATGTTCTTATTGGCATTGTCTTTGATGATTGGTACAGCAGGTCTGCCACACGTTATTATCCGTTTCTTTACGGTTAATAAAGTCTCTGATGCACGTTCATCAGCAGGTTGGACGTTGGTATTTATCGCATTGCTATATACTGCTGCCCCTGCTGTAGGTACGATGTCTCGTATGAACCTAGTGGAAACCATTTATCCAAATGGTACGACTTCTGCACCGATTGATTATGAAGTACGTCCAGAATGGATGAAAAACTGGGAACAAACTGGTCTGTTAAAGTTTGAAGACAAAAACGGCGATGGTAAAATCAACTACTATAACGACAAGTCAAAAGATGAAGCCTTCTTGGCGAATGCCACTCAGCAAGGTCTACAAGGTAATGAGCTAGATGTAAATAACGACATCATGGTGCTTGCCAACCCTGAGATTGCACAATTACCGGGCTGGGTTATTGGTCTGATTGCAGCAGGTGGTATCGCAGCGGCACTATCTACCGCAGCAGGTCTATTGCTTGCTATCTCATCTGCTATTTCGCATGACTTGATTAAGACCATCTTAAAGCCTACTATCTCTGATAAGGGTGAGTTGACTGCAGCTCGTATCTCGATGATTGTGGCGATTGCTGTAGCGACATGGCTTGGTATGAATCCACCAGGATTTGCAGCACAGACAGTAGCACTTGCCTTTGGTATCGCAGGCTCTAGTCTATTCCCTGCACTGATGATGGGTATTTTCTCAAAACGCATTAATAATAAAGGTGCAGTAGCAGGTATGCTAGCAGGTTTGATTGTCACTTGTGTGTATATCTTCTTGTTCAAGGGTTGGTTCTTTATCCCTGGTACGGCGACACTCCCTGATGATGCAACAGGCTGGATTATGGGCATTAACCCACTAGGATTTGGTCCGATTGGTGCTGTGATTAACTTTGTGGTAGCCTTTGCAGTATCTTATATGACTGCACCACCACCCAAAGAGATTCAAGACTTGGTTGAAAGTGTACGCTATCCAAAAGGAGCAGGTGCTGCCGTTGATCATTAATTATTTTCCTAAAATAAAAAATGCAGACTAAGTTGTCTGCATTTTTTTATTTATAAGTAGTTGATAGTAGAATAATTTTTATTGATAATTGACAATTATGCTATAATGTTGCTGTATGCTATATTTAGCTTAATGATTAGATGAGATTTGATAAATAAATTTAAAAAAGGATTGAAATTGTGTTTTGGGAATTGATTGCGACCATTGTATCAGGCTTTATGGCGGCAGGGATTGCGTTATCTTTACGTTTATTA encodes:
- the pheT gene encoding phenylalanine--tRNA ligase subunit beta, with the translated sequence MKISENWLRKWVNPAVDSQMLGHQLTMAGLELDGMEKVAPDFSGVVTGVVVTCEQHPDADKLKVTEVDVGQDDLLQIVCGAPNVRTGLKVAVATVGAVLPPIDGKPFKIKKGKLRGVESQGMLCGASELGLVDEIDGLLELPDDAPIGVDVREYLGLDTMVLDVAITPNRGDCLSALGLARELAVVNRLPLNRPKICQADCVLNQAQAVQVDATTACPRYLAQLICDIDRNVATPKWIADSLIASGVRTHNFLVDVTNFVLLELGQPLHAFDANKVAGRIVVRLAKAGETLELLNEQTITLTGDELVIADDIGAIALAGIMGGRRTAVSDETTAIVLESAFFNPLAIAGRARRFGMHTDASQRFERGVDFNLASVALDRATALIVDIAGGRAGQITVCEHIDELPVRETITLPIGKIKELIGIDIPSDDVLDILNRLEIETTFDGEHFIATPPSHRFDIAIPEDLIEEIARIYGYDAIDAVLPNFAVDMGYDDTADLTHMLKTTLADSGYFEAVSFSFSDAKIESLFNDDKLGKVLPLANPISSDLAVMRRTLLSSLLPVVKYNLNRQQNRVRLFETGLSFVGEDIKTLVQTPSLAIVAVGDVSEDGPYPSQAMDFYHLKGDIGRLLPTNLSKSDVAFERANLSFLHPGQSAYLTICGKKLGWFGQLHPSVAKALDLPTVWVAQFDLESLLQLHRATSPITAPSKFPSVRRDLAFLVDDGVTWQDLAVDVYTAAGRYLSDVWLFDVYQGDKLPAGKKSLAFAMLFQNAQETLSDDTIKQAMDDVIEVLSTKHNAQLRDS
- a CDS encoding integration host factor subunit alpha — its product is MSSLTKADMVNHLTIRLRIPRQHARFLVDQFFEQISQNLADGKEVKLSGFGNFELKDKKSRPGRNPRTGEEVAVNARRVVTFKAGQKLRGCIDTQMKKRGS
- a CDS encoding type B 50S ribosomal protein L31, which produces MRKDIHPEYKEVLFHDTNADVYFLTRSTVSTKTTREYEGQEYPYFPLDISSASHPFYTGEQRKTSNEGRVASFNKRFGAFANRGKK
- a CDS encoding DUF4212 domain-containing protein; translation: MSYGTHHNKDVSGYWKANVRIIIGCLIVWAICSLGFAILLRPALMGITFMGTDLGLWFGQQGAILTFVALIFFYAWRMNRLDKEYGVEED
- a CDS encoding sodium:solute symporter family protein; protein product: MSQFVINLIFVGLSFALYFGIAIWARAGSTKEFYVAGGGVHPVVNGMATGADWMSAASFISMAGMIAMNGYFASAYLMGWTGGFVLLALLLAPYLRKFGKFTVPDFIGDRFYSKGARLIAVVCLILACTTYVIGQMTGAGVAFSRFLEVDKNTGLIIAAIVVLFYAVLGGMKGITYTQVAQYVVLMIAYIVPAIFISMNITGNPIPGLGMFGTTADGTTMLTKLDGLITDLGFTAYTADVPDKLNMFLLALSLMIGTAGLPHVIIRFFTVNKVSDARSSAGWTLVFIALLYTAAPAVGTMSRMNLVETIYPNGTTSAPIDYEVRPEWMKNWEQTGLLKFEDKNGDGKINYYNDKSKDEAFLANATQQGLQGNELDVNNDIMVLANPEIAQLPGWVIGLIAAGGIAAALSTAAGLLLAISSAISHDLIKTILKPTISDKGELTAARISMIVAIAVATWLGMNPPGFAAQTVALAFGIAGSSLFPALMMGIFSKRINNKGAVAGMLAGLIVTCVYIFLFKGWFFIPGTATLPDDATGWIMGINPLGFGPIGAVINFVVAFAVSYMTAPPPKEIQDLVESVRYPKGAGAAVDH